A genomic segment from Arcobacter acticola encodes:
- the ubiE gene encoding bifunctional demethylmenaquinone methyltransferase/2-methoxy-6-polyprenyl-1,4-benzoquinol methylase UbiE, with translation MGKQEKIVSMFNDIAGTYDVANRVLSMGIDKSWRNKACNLAFNFYGKKDIGKIVDVACGTGDMILFWKKVANENKINLQNIVGVDPSVGMMEVGKKKLPEVEFIEAGAADMPLESDSTDIISISYGIRNVVQRQEAFDEFARVLKKDGLVVISEFTKNKKEKLLDHVTDFYMNKVLPVLGGMISKNKEAYTYLPNSIDEFLTTENLCKELKLAGLEPIHVKAFSMNISTLIIARKL, from the coding sequence ATGGGTAAACAAGAAAAAATTGTATCAATGTTTAATGATATTGCAGGGACTTATGATGTTGCAAATAGAGTTTTATCAATGGGAATTGATAAATCTTGGAGAAATAAAGCTTGTAATTTAGCTTTTAATTTTTATGGTAAAAAAGATATAGGAAAAATAGTAGATGTTGCTTGTGGAACGGGAGATATGATTCTGTTTTGGAAAAAAGTTGCAAATGAAAATAAAATCAATCTTCAAAACATAGTTGGAGTTGATCCAAGTGTTGGAATGATGGAAGTTGGTAAGAAAAAACTTCCAGAAGTAGAGTTCATTGAAGCAGGAGCTGCTGATATGCCTCTTGAAAGTGATAGTACTGATATTATTTCTATTTCATATGGTATTAGAAATGTAGTTCAAAGACAAGAAGCTTTTGATGAGTTTGCAAGAGTTCTAAAAAAAGATGGTTTAGTTGTAATCTCAGAGTTTACAAAAAATAAAAAAGAGAAATTATTAGATCATGTAACTGATTTTTATATGAATAAAGTTTTGCCAGTTTTAGGTGGAATGATTTCAAAAAATAAAGAAGCATATACTTATTTGCCAAACTCAATTGATGAATTTTTAACAACTGAAAATTTATGTAAAGAGCTTAAACTTGCAGGGCTTGAGCCAATTCATGTAAAAGCTTTTTCAATGAATATATCAACTTTAATCATAGCTAGAAAATTATAG
- the xseA gene encoding exodeoxyribonuclease VII large subunit, whose product MNNPISVSTLNVQIKSLLETTFIQVYVEGEISNLTYHNSGHIYFSIKDESSTLSCVMFKGNTKYLKFQLENGQKVVINGNITVYAPRGNYQLLCNKIEPSGQGALAFAFEQLKNKLEAKGYFDGNYKQPLPKYPKKIVLVTSATGAAIEDMKKVANHRWPLVEFILIPTLVQGEGAASDISNSIKFADSLACDIMIVGRGGGSIEDLWAFNEEIVANAIYEAKTPIISAVGHEVDYLISDFVADIRAATPSNAIEIALPDINEHRIYLDSLVNEYNNRLKNILFSKEQELSNMKRLMEQNSIDTKFNYIQTEINLLKSSFKTDLSQKILSSSNELNLLHNTFKNSYSSFLVKTQNQIDLLKTNFELNHPDKKDKKGFVQISKDNKIISLEDLNIGDEIKLQTPKYIGTCILNKVEKQSDLSLQ is encoded by the coding sequence ATGAATAATCCTATTTCGGTATCTACTTTAAATGTACAAATAAAATCACTTCTTGAAACAACGTTTATCCAAGTTTACGTGGAAGGTGAGATTTCTAATCTTACTTACCATAACTCAGGACATATATATTTTTCAATTAAAGATGAAAGCTCAACACTATCATGTGTTATGTTTAAAGGTAATACAAAATATCTAAAATTTCAGCTTGAAAATGGACAAAAAGTTGTAATCAATGGAAATATAACTGTATATGCTCCAAGGGGAAATTATCAACTTTTATGTAATAAAATTGAACCATCAGGGCAGGGTGCTTTAGCATTTGCTTTTGAACAATTAAAAAATAAACTTGAAGCAAAGGGTTATTTTGATGGTAATTACAAACAGCCACTTCCAAAATATCCTAAAAAAATAGTTCTTGTTACATCTGCAACAGGTGCTGCTATTGAAGATATGAAAAAAGTAGCAAATCATAGATGGCCTTTAGTTGAATTTATTTTAATTCCTACTTTAGTTCAAGGTGAGGGTGCTGCAAGTGATATTTCAAACTCTATTAAATTTGCTGATAGCTTAGCTTGTGATATTATGATTGTAGGTCGAGGTGGCGGAAGTATTGAGGATTTATGGGCATTTAATGAAGAAATTGTAGCAAATGCTATTTATGAAGCTAAAACACCTATTATTTCAGCTGTTGGACATGAAGTTGATTATTTGATTTCTGATTTTGTAGCTGATATTAGAGCTGCAACTCCTTCAAATGCAATTGAGATTGCTCTTCCTGATATAAATGAACATAGAATTTATTTAGATTCTTTAGTAAATGAATATAATAATAGATTAAAGAATATTTTATTTTCAAAAGAGCAAGAACTTTCAAATATGAAAAGATTGATGGAACAAAATTCTATTGATACTAAATTTAATTATATTCAAACAGAAATAAATCTTTTAAAATCATCATTTAAAACAGATTTATCACAAAAAATTTTATCTTCTTCAAATGAATTAAATTTATTACATAATACTTTTAAAAATTCTTATTCATCATTTTTAGTAAAAACTCAAAATCAAATAGATTTATTAAAAACAAATTTTGAATTAAATCATCCTGATAAAAAAGATAAAAAAGGTTTTGTTCAAATTTCTAAAGATAATAAAATAATTTCTTTAGAAGATTTAAACATTGGTGATGAAATTAAACTTCAAACGCCAAAGTACATTGGAACTTGTATTTTAAATAAAGTTGAAAAACAATCAGATTTAAGTTTACAGTAG